In Geopsychrobacter electrodiphilus DSM 16401, a single window of DNA contains:
- a CDS encoding OmpP1/FadL family transporter, with translation MCRSVLKVFLTGMCCSLVMLILATGTVQAAGFALMEQTVKGLGNAFAGGAASAEDATTVYLNPAGMTLLSGQQISTGLHVIKTSFKFSNSGSTHALQPITGEGLTGYNGGNAGTWNFVPNLYYVNKLNDSWAVGLGINVPFGLTTDWGEGWVGRYYAVKSSIMTLNINPSVAYQVNEKLSIGAGVSVMYMKGEFSQAVDYGTIFNLLGGNPQRDDGKVTLNADDWGYGYNLGVLYQFNHTTRVGISYRSQVDQNLTGDANYTFNNEVTKNKVAAMIAASPYSTWFQDGGAGSSVTLPDSATISLFHQLNPKLALMADIGWAGWSSLPELRIVFDSSQPDSTTTLNWKDAWRFGAGATYQYSDKLKLRCGAMYDQTPIPGPEYRTPRLPDQDRLWTNLGASYAMTKQMSFDFGYSHLFMLGNGDINQAATGENATRGGLTGTFDNTGNIFSAQINYNW, from the coding sequence ATGTGCAGGTCTGTTCTTAAGGTTTTTTTGACGGGTATGTGCTGCAGTCTGGTGATGTTGATTTTGGCGACAGGTACGGTTCAGGCTGCTGGTTTTGCCCTGATGGAGCAGACCGTCAAGGGTCTGGGTAATGCCTTTGCTGGGGGGGCGGCATCCGCCGAAGATGCCACAACGGTTTATTTAAATCCTGCAGGAATGACACTCTTGAGCGGGCAGCAAATCAGTACCGGGCTGCATGTCATTAAAACAAGTTTTAAATTTTCCAACAGTGGATCGACGCATGCGTTACAGCCAATTACCGGAGAAGGATTGACCGGATATAATGGTGGAAATGCCGGGACCTGGAACTTTGTTCCCAACCTGTATTATGTCAATAAACTGAATGATTCCTGGGCCGTCGGGCTGGGGATTAATGTCCCGTTCGGTTTGACCACCGATTGGGGTGAGGGCTGGGTTGGGCGCTACTACGCCGTCAAATCATCGATTATGACCCTCAACATCAACCCAAGTGTTGCGTACCAGGTCAATGAAAAACTCAGTATCGGTGCTGGTGTAAGTGTCATGTACATGAAAGGAGAGTTCTCTCAGGCCGTCGATTACGGGACAATCTTTAACCTGCTAGGTGGTAACCCGCAGCGCGATGACGGCAAGGTGACTCTGAACGCCGATGACTGGGGCTATGGTTATAATCTTGGCGTGCTCTATCAGTTTAACCATACGACGCGCGTGGGGATCAGTTATCGTTCCCAGGTTGATCAAAATCTGACCGGCGACGCCAACTATACCTTCAACAACGAAGTAACCAAAAATAAGGTGGCCGCTATGATTGCTGCCAGTCCATACTCCACCTGGTTTCAGGATGGCGGCGCCGGGTCAAGTGTCACTCTGCCGGATTCGGCCACCATCAGTCTTTTCCATCAACTCAATCCGAAGCTTGCTTTAATGGCGGATATTGGGTGGGCCGGATGGTCATCCTTGCCGGAACTGCGCATTGTCTTTGATTCGAGTCAGCCTGATAGTACCACGACTCTCAACTGGAAAGATGCCTGGCGTTTCGGTGCCGGTGCGACCTACCAGTATTCAGATAAGCTCAAGTTGCGCTGCGGGGCCATGTACGATCAGACTCCGATCCCTGGCCCGGAATATCGCACCCCACGGTTACCTGACCAGGATCGTCTCTGGACAAATCTTGGCGCGAGCTATGCGATGACCAAACAGATGAGCTTTGATTTTGGTTATTCTCATCTGTTTATGCTGGGCAATGGCGATATCAATCAAGCTGCCACCGGCGAAAATGCGACACGCGGTGGGTTGACGGGCACATTTGATAATACCGGAAACATCTTCAGCGCCCAAATTAACTACAACTGGTGA